From Oligoflexus sp., one genomic window encodes:
- a CDS encoding AMP-binding protein — protein sequence MPSASIPTAKTMLDCLAAAASDFADRPAYSQFGRTLSFREMDRLSSSVAAWLQSLPDVKPGDRVAVQLPNVLAYPVIAFGIIKAGLVLVNTNPLYTPRETQRQLLNADIKVWFVAETTAYIVPMLTHELKDPWVVICELFTLQPRWRRWAMNFHLRYRRRAVAAYDRNHPTLDSVLRFGRKRPWIKPNVHPDDLMMLQYTGGSTGVLKGAMLTHANVVSNMHQVLNFLGANVERGKETIIAPLPLYHIFAFTVHCGMPLLAGSHNVLILDPTALGLLLKELQRYPFSAMTGVNTLFYSLLRMDTFRAMDFSRLRFAIAGGMKLDPKVARHWEDVTGKPLLEGFGMTETSPVACFNPPDANRIGSIGQPVPDTELKLVDTEGRDVLTPHTPGELWIRGPQVMRGYWRNPEETARHLTRDGWVKSGDIATFDEDGYWFIVGRVKRMILVSGFNVYPSEIEDVVRLHPDVIDCEVIGQPHAVTGETVKVRVLSRNKALKPQDIRDHCRRFLTSYKLPKHVEFVDSLQKTAVDNRRHESHQEAHDENISARPRQSASGIGGSGSMGGQN from the coding sequence GTGCCGAGCGCTTCAATACCGACCGCAAAAACGATGCTGGATTGCCTTGCAGCCGCGGCCAGCGATTTTGCTGATCGGCCGGCCTACTCACAGTTCGGCAGGACCCTGAGCTTTCGCGAGATGGATCGCCTCAGCAGCTCGGTGGCGGCCTGGCTGCAGTCTTTACCGGATGTGAAACCCGGCGATCGCGTGGCCGTCCAGCTGCCCAATGTCCTCGCCTATCCTGTGATCGCCTTTGGCATCATCAAGGCCGGCCTTGTTCTGGTGAACACCAATCCCCTTTACACCCCAAGGGAAACGCAAAGACAACTTTTGAATGCCGATATCAAGGTCTGGTTCGTGGCGGAAACTACCGCCTATATCGTGCCCATGCTCACCCATGAACTCAAAGATCCGTGGGTTGTGATCTGTGAGCTGTTCACGCTGCAGCCGCGCTGGCGACGCTGGGCCATGAACTTTCATCTGCGCTATCGGCGCCGGGCCGTGGCGGCCTATGATCGGAATCACCCCACCCTGGATAGCGTGCTTCGCTTCGGCCGAAAGCGGCCTTGGATCAAACCGAATGTTCATCCTGATGATCTGATGATGCTGCAGTACACCGGCGGCTCCACGGGTGTATTGAAGGGCGCGATGCTCACGCATGCCAATGTCGTGAGCAACATGCACCAGGTTTTGAATTTTCTGGGTGCGAACGTCGAGCGCGGGAAGGAAACCATCATCGCGCCCCTTCCGCTCTATCACATCTTCGCCTTCACCGTGCACTGCGGCATGCCTTTGCTCGCGGGCTCGCATAATGTTCTGATCCTGGATCCCACCGCACTCGGTCTGCTTCTGAAGGAGCTGCAGCGCTATCCATTTTCGGCGATGACCGGCGTGAATACCTTATTTTATAGCCTTTTACGCATGGACACATTCCGGGCGATGGATTTCTCGCGCTTGCGTTTTGCGATAGCGGGCGGAATGAAACTCGACCCCAAGGTCGCGCGGCATTGGGAGGACGTCACGGGCAAACCTTTGCTGGAAGGCTTCGGCATGACCGAAACATCTCCCGTCGCCTGTTTCAATCCGCCGGACGCCAACCGCATCGGCAGTATCGGCCAACCCGTTCCTGACACGGAGTTAAAACTGGTCGATACCGAGGGTCGCGATGTCCTCACGCCCCATACTCCGGGTGAGCTTTGGATCCGCGGCCCCCAGGTGATGCGCGGCTACTGGCGAAATCCCGAGGAAACCGCGCGGCACCTCACCCGCGACGGCTGGGTGAAGAGCGGTGATATAGCGACCTTCGACGAGGACGGATACTGGTTCATCGTCGGACGCGTCAAACGCATGATCCTGGTGTCCGGTTTCAATGTTTACCCGAGCGAGATCGAGGACGTCGTGCGCCTCCATCCCGATGTGATCGACTGTGAAGTGATCGGCCAGCCGCATGCGGTCACGGGTGAAACCGTCAAGGTCCGGGTGCTCTCGCGCAACAAGGCCTTGAAGCCGCAGGACATCCGCGATCATTGCCGCCGTTTTTTGACCAGCTATAAATTACCCAAGCATGTGGAATTTGTGGACAGCCTTCAGAAAACAGCGGTAGACAATAGGCGACACGAAAGTCATCAGGAGGCTCACGATGAAAATATTAGCGCTCGCCCTCGGCAGTCTGCTTCTGGGATCGGTGGCTCAGGCAGCATGGGTGGTCAAAACTGA
- a CDS encoding citrate synthase — MSTLQVSGLDDVVFAETVLSQVDGEAGRLVMRGYDVETLSGHVSFLEALHLLWWGRLPHHSEMLEVRQRLGLKRVQVFTRLIALPEGPRSSMDYLRYALASLEGDGSDLWDEALTLCAATAVATAIWMRRQEKRPPVRPDAALDHGEDILHMFADAPVDPARAMALESYLVTVMDHGMNASTFTARVVASTGSDLTSAVVAALGALKGPLHGGAPGPVLDMLAAVGEPARARAWLEAELEAGRRIMGMGHRIYRVRDPRAAVLEKALDRLEQTGVKTPRLALARAVEKAAAELLQERYPQRPLKANVEFYTAVLLDAIGLPAEVFSACFAIGRVVGWCAHVDEQRRHGRLVRPQSRYVGPDPAPLDAIPARPAIRR; from the coding sequence ATGAGTACTCTTCAGGTCAGCGGGCTCGATGACGTCGTATTCGCAGAAACCGTTTTGAGTCAGGTCGATGGTGAAGCCGGGCGGCTCGTCATGCGTGGTTATGATGTGGAAACACTCAGTGGCCACGTCAGTTTCCTGGAAGCTCTGCATCTTCTCTGGTGGGGGCGCTTGCCGCATCACTCGGAAATGTTGGAAGTGAGGCAACGCCTCGGGCTGAAACGAGTGCAGGTCTTTACCCGGTTGATCGCTTTGCCGGAAGGTCCGCGTTCCAGCATGGATTATCTGCGTTATGCTCTGGCCTCGTTGGAAGGGGACGGCAGCGACCTATGGGATGAGGCTTTGACGCTTTGCGCCGCAACCGCCGTCGCGACCGCGATTTGGATGCGGCGTCAGGAGAAGCGGCCTCCTGTTCGGCCTGATGCGGCACTGGATCATGGTGAGGATATTCTGCACATGTTTGCGGATGCACCCGTGGACCCCGCGCGTGCCATGGCTTTGGAATCCTACCTTGTGACGGTGATGGATCATGGGATGAATGCCTCGACATTCACAGCGCGCGTGGTGGCCTCGACGGGATCGGATCTGACCTCTGCGGTGGTCGCGGCGCTGGGGGCTTTGAAGGGCCCCCTTCATGGTGGAGCGCCTGGACCAGTCCTGGATATGCTGGCCGCCGTGGGTGAGCCGGCACGCGCCCGGGCATGGCTGGAAGCGGAACTGGAAGCGGGGCGGCGCATCATGGGGATGGGGCATCGCATCTATCGCGTGCGGGATCCACGGGCTGCGGTTTTGGAAAAGGCGCTCGATCGACTGGAACAAACGGGCGTGAAGACGCCGCGTCTGGCCCTGGCGCGCGCTGTGGAAAAGGCCGCTGCCGAACTCCTCCAGGAGCGTTATCCGCAAAGGCCGCTGAAGGCCAACGTGGAATTTTATACGGCTGTGCTTTTGGATGCGATCGGTCTGCCGGCGGAAGTTTTCTCCGCCTGCTTTGCGATCGGTCGGGTCGTGGGCTGGTGTGCGCATGTGGACGAGCAGCGCCGCCACGGACGGCTGGTGCGTCCGCAGTCGCGTTATGTCGGTCCAGATCCTGCGCCGTTGGATGCTATTCCAGCCAGGCCAGCGATTCGACGATAA
- a CDS encoding M14 family zinc carboxypeptidase, producing MKSQALPLTRAEATDYRETTRSAEVLTFMDELCAATPLVKRLSLGTSSQGQDIAALVISDRQCFTPELAQKQKKCIVMVEANIHAGEVEGKESLLALARDLTLTSLGRNILNRTCLVLVPNFNPDGNDIISPAHRQLDLSNLEGQDGPESGVGIRYNGEGYNLNRDSMKQEAPETRAMARFYQAWWPHLFIDCHTTDGSLHAFDLTFDTSRGNEELFAPVRGFARGMLERVSKSVESKHDFKSYWYGNFVKEDDPLTGWHTYPALPRFGSHYRGLLGRLDVLLETYSYIPFARRCAVMRAWLLELFRFAALKREPILKLMQAERKRLETRGLVFDPSLRMAINHGVARQTEDQSLVFDYPAYALHGDTAIIQSFDKESLSARRYPGRRSKVYKIPHLRGHIPTEEVTVPMGYLAPASLADKLSMHGIQLTAATAGTRYRAERYRLLGKEETFSPDVATNVTRPGEKEIPLSQKPQPKRFETVLTVRPERSEFTVPEGWIWIPVAQRAGTLAVYLLEPHADDGLARWQFLDEDLKVGGYYPVVRVLEHQNPPRKAE from the coding sequence ATGAAATCACAAGCCTTGCCGCTGACCCGGGCTGAAGCCACTGACTATCGCGAGACGACACGCAGCGCGGAAGTTCTGACCTTCATGGATGAACTTTGTGCCGCAACGCCCCTGGTGAAACGTCTCTCTTTGGGAACGAGCAGTCAGGGCCAGGATATTGCCGCCCTTGTCATCAGTGATCGTCAGTGCTTCACACCGGAGCTGGCCCAGAAACAAAAAAAGTGCATCGTGATGGTGGAAGCCAATATTCATGCTGGTGAAGTTGAAGGCAAGGAATCCCTTTTGGCCCTGGCGCGCGATCTGACTCTGACCAGTCTGGGCCGGAATATTTTGAACCGCACCTGCCTTGTCCTGGTGCCGAATTTCAACCCGGATGGCAACGACATCATCAGCCCTGCGCATCGCCAACTGGATCTTAGCAATCTGGAGGGGCAGGATGGTCCAGAATCGGGCGTGGGTATTCGTTACAATGGTGAAGGCTATAACCTGAATCGCGACAGCATGAAGCAGGAAGCCCCGGAAACACGGGCGATGGCGCGTTTCTATCAGGCCTGGTGGCCGCACCTCTTCATCGACTGCCATACCACCGATGGAAGTCTTCATGCCTTCGATTTGACCTTTGATACCTCGCGCGGCAATGAGGAGCTTTTCGCTCCCGTGCGAGGCTTCGCCCGCGGGATGCTGGAGCGCGTGAGCAAATCGGTTGAATCCAAGCATGATTTCAAAAGCTACTGGTACGGAAACTTCGTGAAAGAAGACGATCCCCTTACCGGCTGGCACACCTATCCGGCACTGCCTCGCTTCGGCAGTCACTATCGGGGTCTGCTCGGGCGGCTCGATGTTCTTTTGGAGACGTATAGCTATATTCCTTTCGCAAGGCGCTGCGCGGTGATGCGCGCCTGGCTTTTGGAGCTTTTCCGTTTTGCGGCTTTGAAGCGTGAACCGATTTTGAAGCTCATGCAAGCGGAAAGAAAACGGCTCGAAACCAGGGGACTCGTTTTCGATCCATCGCTGCGCATGGCCATCAATCACGGCGTCGCGCGTCAGACCGAGGATCAGTCGCTGGTTTTCGATTATCCGGCTTATGCCCTGCATGGTGACACAGCAATCATTCAGTCGTTTGATAAGGAGAGTCTCAGCGCGCGCCGTTATCCCGGGCGGCGTTCCAAAGTCTATAAAATCCCGCATCTGCGCGGTCATATCCCGACGGAAGAGGTCACCGTTCCGATGGGTTACCTGGCGCCTGCGTCCCTTGCGGATAAACTCAGTATGCATGGCATTCAGCTGACAGCCGCCACAGCGGGTACGCGATACAGAGCAGAACGCTATCGCCTTCTTGGGAAAGAGGAAACTTTCAGCCCCGATGTTGCGACGAATGTGACAAGGCCGGGTGAAAAAGAAATACCCTTAAGTCAGAAGCCTCAGCCGAAGCGTTTTGAAACCGTGCTCACCGTAAGGCCCGAGCGCAGCGAATTCACAGTGCCTGAGGGCTGGATCTGGATTCCTGTCGCGCAGCGTGCGGGTACCCTCGCCGTTTATCTTTTGGAACCGCATGCGGATGATGGCCTGGCCCGCTGGCAGTTTTTGGACGAGGACCTGAAGGTGGGAGGATATTATCCCGTCGTGCGTGTGCTGGAGCACCAGAATCCTCCGCGGAAAGCGGAGTAG
- a CDS encoding citrate synthase family protein, protein MAGKNHKDKAMLTAAEACALLGIKAQTLYAYVSRGLLRAESHPGHTGKLYARDDLEALLARSRARSGHGPTAASAMRWGDPILDSAITCIQSGQIYYRGYALRELLRKGLNFEQVAELLWSGDLPNHKVEWTGLNLSIPQDNSTIAASLPRRLLFQLARMALYDPEGPDELLDQSLRRARAIIHHSVNVVFPRTSAAPETLAMRMAASLGLFQDEAVDALETALIASADHELNASTFAARVAASTGADLYASLLAGLASFSGRHHGLASLDVHAFLTEPPAGWSRKRQLQALMETNQQPPGFGHRLYTEGDPRVEPLLQKARALAAVRKGEAQRWMDEVDSVLTLAKSLGCPWPNLDFGLVAVALTLGLDREGATALFILGRLAGWTAHILEQRQQGFLLRPRARYVGRAPAPASPGRT, encoded by the coding sequence ATGGCAGGAAAAAACCACAAGGATAAAGCGATGCTCACCGCCGCCGAGGCCTGCGCCTTGCTCGGCATCAAGGCCCAGACGCTCTATGCTTATGTCAGCCGTGGGCTGCTTCGAGCCGAATCGCATCCTGGCCACACCGGAAAACTTTACGCCCGCGATGATCTGGAAGCACTCCTGGCGCGCAGCCGGGCCCGCTCGGGACACGGTCCGACGGCGGCCAGCGCCATGCGCTGGGGTGATCCGATTTTGGATTCAGCCATCACCTGCATTCAAAGCGGACAGATCTATTACCGCGGCTATGCCCTGCGCGAACTTCTGCGCAAAGGCTTGAACTTTGAACAGGTCGCCGAACTTCTCTGGTCCGGTGACCTGCCGAATCATAAAGTGGAATGGACCGGGCTGAACCTCAGCATTCCCCAGGACAACAGCACAATCGCAGCTTCCCTGCCGCGGCGTCTCCTGTTTCAACTCGCAAGGATGGCCCTTTATGATCCCGAAGGCCCGGACGAATTGCTCGATCAATCCTTGCGTCGCGCCCGCGCTATCATTCATCACAGCGTGAACGTCGTTTTTCCAAGGACCTCGGCGGCCCCCGAGACTCTCGCCATGCGCATGGCCGCCTCGCTCGGACTTTTTCAGGACGAGGCCGTGGACGCTCTGGAAACCGCACTGATCGCCAGCGCGGATCATGAACTGAATGCGTCTACGTTCGCCGCACGCGTCGCCGCCTCCACCGGCGCCGACCTTTACGCCAGTCTTCTGGCCGGCCTCGCAAGTTTCTCCGGTCGGCATCACGGTCTGGCTTCGCTGGATGTGCACGCGTTTTTAACCGAGCCGCCTGCCGGCTGGTCACGTAAAAGACAGCTGCAGGCTCTGATGGAAACGAATCAGCAGCCGCCAGGTTTTGGTCACCGGCTTTATACCGAAGGCGATCCCCGGGTCGAACCGCTCCTGCAAAAAGCCCGCGCCCTCGCCGCTGTGCGCAAAGGCGAAGCGCAGCGTTGGATGGATGAAGTGGACAGCGTCCTGACCCTGGCGAAATCCCTGGGCTGCCCCTGGCCCAATCTTGATTTTGGCTTGGTGGCTGTGGCCTTGACTTTGGGTTTGGATCGGGAAGGTGCGACCGCGCTTTTCATTCTCGGCCGTTTGGCAGGTTGGACCGCGCATATTCTGGAACAAAGGCAGCAGGGTTTTTTACTGCGCCCGCGCGCCCGTTATGTGGGCCGCGCGCCGGCCCCTGCATCTCCGGGTCGAACGTGA
- a CDS encoding PAS domain S-box protein, with amino-acid sequence MIEEQDTILDQIFDSSPAGMLLTLGPRHTVARVNRRYYEIMGIEEQANERPTLDLIVSLLNLVYESGEAHSSFEFPVVIKKPSGALSFTYLDVCLQPLFNKEREVYGILTQAFDVTAKVLARDSSERSRRAIENERRNLRTLFQHTPELVCILSGPDFVFEFVNDAHIKVLGFDATGMTVQEAQPDAVAMLALLKEIYRLGRPVSFHEYPMVIRNEVRYFNMTYSPSRDESGTIDGVLALGIDVTDQVRSRQALEQSQARFQQLADSMPQIVYVSTPEGAVKFLNARWREYTGTYDTIINTRGTIDLIHPDDWSACDAAWIKAVQNKETFACEIRLRNHEGYYRWFITRAVPHIINDEIVEWFGTSTDIHDQKQAAEELARSTERYRSVFQDCPVPMLVMDPNSGQILDVNNIALTTYGYSREEFLTLNASDMRPAEDRPAFWLTMKELPFKKERFLQRRAQHQRKDGSILHAEITLRDILLDGRWMRLAAIVDITKRVTVEEQLHQLMKKLKLAKEEAERSNNLKSAFLANMSHEIRTPLGAMLGFADLLRDPNISQDEHSNYLNILVRNGEQLSIIINDILDLSKVEAGHLTLEFLDVDPKTIVTDVFTLLDIKAREKNLTLTYEADPSTPQQLTTDPVRVRQVLVNLMSNAIKFTPHGSVQVRSFGESNGQGRVHMGFEITDTGIGIAAEQQEQIFEMFVQAEDSTTRKFGGTGLGLALSRKLARALGGDVRVVRSEPGAGSTFLFTLTDLPELRVKQDASEQKAVQAPGPASAPSADSVSLEGLKILVVDDAPDIRSLISFLLMRAGASVDFAENGIEGYRKALSECYDMVLMDIQMPQMDGYTATMKLREQGYHKPIIALTAHAMTEARKKCLSVGCTGHLTKPINPSHLLSVVAFHARHE; translated from the coding sequence GTGATAGAAGAGCAAGACACCATACTCGACCAGATATTCGACAGCTCACCTGCCGGTATGCTGCTGACACTCGGTCCCCGGCACACTGTCGCCAGGGTCAACCGCAGGTATTATGAAATTATGGGTATCGAGGAACAGGCAAATGAACGGCCGACCCTTGATCTTATCGTGAGCCTACTCAATCTGGTGTATGAGTCCGGTGAAGCGCACAGCAGCTTTGAATTTCCCGTTGTCATCAAAAAGCCCAGCGGGGCCCTCAGCTTCACCTACCTTGATGTCTGCCTTCAGCCCCTCTTTAACAAGGAGCGAGAGGTATACGGCATACTCACGCAGGCTTTCGATGTGACGGCAAAGGTCCTGGCCCGCGACAGCTCGGAACGATCCCGGCGGGCGATCGAAAATGAACGGCGCAACCTGCGTACTCTTTTTCAGCACACGCCGGAACTGGTCTGCATACTCAGCGGCCCTGATTTTGTCTTTGAATTTGTGAATGATGCTCACATTAAAGTACTGGGTTTCGATGCGACTGGTATGACCGTGCAGGAAGCTCAGCCCGATGCCGTCGCGATGCTCGCTCTTTTGAAAGAGATCTATCGTCTGGGTCGACCCGTGTCCTTTCATGAGTACCCCATGGTGATCCGCAATGAAGTCCGTTATTTTAATATGACCTATTCACCCTCCCGCGATGAGTCTGGCACTATAGACGGGGTTTTGGCGCTGGGAATCGACGTGACTGATCAGGTGCGTTCCCGTCAGGCTTTGGAACAAAGTCAGGCGCGCTTTCAACAGCTGGCCGATTCCATGCCGCAGATCGTGTACGTCTCGACTCCCGAGGGCGCGGTCAAATTTTTGAATGCCCGCTGGCGTGAATACACGGGAACCTACGATACGATCATCAACACCCGAGGCACGATTGATCTGATTCATCCAGACGATTGGTCGGCGTGCGATGCCGCGTGGATTAAAGCGGTGCAGAATAAGGAAACGTTTGCCTGCGAAATTCGGCTTCGGAATCACGAGGGCTACTATCGCTGGTTCATCACCAGGGCTGTGCCTCATATCATCAATGACGAGATAGTCGAATGGTTCGGCACCTCGACCGACATCCATGATCAGAAGCAGGCTGCCGAAGAGCTGGCCCGCTCCACGGAGCGTTACCGCTCCGTCTTCCAGGACTGCCCTGTCCCCATGCTGGTGATGGACCCCAATTCCGGCCAGATTCTCGATGTCAACAACATCGCTCTGACGACCTACGGATACAGCCGCGAGGAATTCCTGACCTTGAACGCGTCTGACATGAGACCCGCCGAGGATCGTCCAGCGTTCTGGCTCACGATGAAGGAACTGCCTTTTAAGAAGGAACGCTTTCTGCAGCGGAGGGCACAGCATCAAAGGAAAGACGGCAGCATCCTCCACGCGGAAATAACCCTGCGCGACATCCTGCTCGATGGGCGCTGGATGCGGCTGGCGGCGATCGTGGATATCACCAAGCGCGTGACGGTCGAAGAGCAGCTGCACCAGCTGATGAAAAAACTGAAACTGGCCAAAGAGGAAGCCGAGCGTTCGAATAACCTGAAGTCAGCATTTTTAGCCAACATGTCGCATGAAATCCGCACGCCTTTGGGGGCCATGCTCGGCTTCGCCGATCTGCTGCGCGATCCCAATATTTCGCAGGATGAACACTCGAATTACCTGAACATCCTCGTCCGCAACGGCGAGCAGCTGTCCATCATCATCAACGATATTTTGGATCTGTCCAAAGTCGAGGCGGGTCATCTGACTTTGGAATTCCTCGACGTGGATCCGAAAACCATCGTCACCGACGTGTTCACGCTGCTGGACATCAAGGCTCGCGAAAAAAACCTGACGCTGACCTATGAAGCTGATCCCAGCACTCCTCAGCAATTGACTACGGATCCTGTGCGGGTTCGCCAGGTTCTTGTGAATCTGATGAGCAACGCCATCAAGTTTACGCCGCACGGCTCGGTCCAGGTGCGGAGCTTCGGTGAAAGCAACGGACAGGGCCGGGTCCATATGGGCTTTGAAATCACCGACACCGGCATCGGCATTGCCGCCGAGCAGCAGGAACAGATTTTTGAAATGTTCGTGCAGGCCGAGGATTCCACGACCCGTAAATTCGGGGGAACCGGCCTGGGTCTCGCTCTCTCGCGAAAATTGGCTCGGGCTTTGGGTGGCGATGTCCGCGTCGTCAGGAGCGAACCTGGGGCTGGCAGCACCTTTCTTTTCACGCTGACCGATCTTCCCGAGCTACGGGTCAAGCAGGATGCGTCCGAACAGAAGGCGGTCCAAGCCCCCGGGCCCGCCTCTGCACCCAGTGCGGACAGCGTTTCGCTGGAGGGTCTGAAAATCCTGGTGGTGGATGATGCACCGGATATCCGGTCTTTGATTTCTTTTCTGCTGATGCGCGCAGGGGCCAGCGTTGATTTCGCTGAAAATGGAATCGAAGGCTACCGCAAGGCCTTGAGCGAGTGCTACGATATGGTGCTGATGGACATTCAGATGCCGCAGATGGATGGCTATACGGCGACGATGAAACTTCGCGAACAGGGCTATCACAAACCCATTATCGCGCTGACAGCCCATGCCATGACCGAGGCGCGCAAGAAGTGTTTGTCCGTCGGTTGCACGGGACATCTGACCAAACCCATCAATCCCTCACACCTGCTCAGCGTCGTGGCTTTCCACGCCCGTCACGAATAA
- a CDS encoding MarR family transcriptional regulator, giving the protein MTELCPNEDQLLDNQLCFALYAASKAMTQAYRGYLDPLGITYPQYLVFMVLWEQDGIPLKRLGERLYLDSGTLTPLVKRLEKEGFLTRDRAKEDEREIRVRLTAKGRKLQQKAAAIPGAMRCVAEVDEKDVVRMREELKWLLHKLQEMRGSKLPASET; this is encoded by the coding sequence ATGACCGAACTGTGTCCAAATGAGGACCAATTGCTCGACAATCAGCTTTGTTTCGCCCTTTATGCGGCGTCGAAGGCGATGACTCAGGCCTATCGCGGGTATTTGGACCCCCTTGGCATCACCTATCCGCAGTACCTTGTTTTCATGGTGCTGTGGGAGCAGGATGGAATTCCACTGAAACGCCTGGGTGAGCGCCTTTACCTTGATTCGGGCACCCTTACGCCTTTGGTGAAACGCCTGGAAAAAGAAGGTTTTCTGACTCGCGACCGCGCGAAAGAGGACGAACGCGAGATTCGCGTGCGCCTGACCGCCAAGGGCCGCAAGCTGCAGCAGAAGGCGGCGGCGATACCGGGTGCCATGCGCTGCGTTGCGGAAGTCGATGAAAAGGATGTGGTGCGGATGCGCGAGGAACTGAAATGGCTTCTGCATAAGCTCCAGGAGATGCGCGGCAGCAAGTTGCCGGCTTCGGAAACCTGA
- a CDS encoding organic hydroperoxide resistance protein: MKVLYSTKVTASGGRNGQVKSDDGILDMPLSTPRSLGGSKTASNPEQLFAAGYGACFENAVLHIAQLKKVKLEGTSISVQVDLQSYDDGHFNVGVAMDLDIQGVEPIVAQQLIVAAHKVCPYSNATRGNIDLTISLRGERVI, encoded by the coding sequence ATGAAAGTTCTTTATTCTACCAAGGTTACGGCAAGCGGTGGTCGCAACGGTCAGGTGAAATCCGATGACGGCATCCTTGATATGCCCCTCTCGACCCCACGGAGCCTCGGCGGTTCCAAGACAGCCAGCAACCCCGAACAGCTCTTTGCAGCCGGTTACGGCGCCTGCTTTGAAAATGCGGTTCTGCACATCGCCCAGCTGAAAAAAGTAAAACTTGAGGGCACCAGCATCTCCGTTCAGGTGGATCTGCAGTCCTACGATGATGGCCACTTCAATGTCGGAGTCGCCATGGACCTTGATATTCAAGGTGTTGAGCCCATCGTGGCCCAGCAACTGATCGTCGCCGCCCACAAGGTCTGCCCCTATTCCAACGCCACCCGAGGCAACATTGATCTGACGATTTCCCTGCGTGGAGAGCGAGTTATTTAA